Proteins from one Hemibagrus wyckioides isolate EC202008001 linkage group LG16, SWU_Hwy_1.0, whole genome shotgun sequence genomic window:
- the igsf5a gene encoding uncharacterized protein igsf5a isoform X2 has translation MDTFTLAAVLLFFTVGASAQVLEPLNETVLQNTDARFNCSVKTPGWTAMSWTVNGRLALIISELTGPLGTNASYSATNYSTVGEYKWEFVMKAVTAASAGSVGCQVQNNLLVSATLNVQQKAVPRPARDQTVLIAITVAFSLAALLALLIILIVFCCKRRRKKRTRYQDEVRARSLSHRQQATYARRGRVRENFGYIEDTPSVDNRDGVYTISGFRQDNYNNNMQLPEVNLSRYADDRSYDGYSFDGLQKHRHLTIV, from the exons gtgcaAGTGCTCAGGTGCTGGAACCTCTTAATGAGACAGTGCTCCAAAACACTGACGCCAGGTTTAACTGCAGTGTGAAGACACCCGGCTGGACTGCCATGAGCTGGACAGTGAATGGACGCTTAGCCCTCATTATTTCAGAGCTAACAGGCCCACTTGGTACTAACGCCAGTTACTCTGCCACAAACTACTCCACAGTGGGGGAATACAAATGGGAGTTTGTGATGAAGGCCGTCACAGCAGCCAGTGCTGGATCAGTGGGATGTCAGGTGCAGAACAACCTGCTTGTCTCTGCTACACTGAATGTCCAGC AGAAGGCCGTGCCGCGGCCTGCCAGAGACCAGACCGTATTAATAGCAATCACCGTGGCCTTCAGCCTGGCTGCACTTTTAGccctcctcatcatccttatCGTCTTCTGCTGTAAGAGACGGAGGAAAAAGA GAACAAGGTATCAGGATGAAGTGAG AGCACGATCTCTATCTCACAGACAGCAAGCTACTTATGCCAGGAGAGGACGGGTACGAGAGAACTTCGGATATATTGAAGACACTCCCAGTG TCGATAACCGTGATGGGGTTTACACCATCAGTGGCTTCCGGCAAGACAATTACAATAACAATATGCAG CTTCCTGAAGTGAACTTGAGCCGATATGCCGACGATCGTTCTTACGATGGTTATTCCTTCGACGGGCTCCAAAAACATAGACACTTGACTATTGTGTAA
- the igsf5a gene encoding uncharacterized protein igsf5a isoform X1, with protein sequence MDTFTLAAVLLFFTVGASAQVLEPLNETVLQNTDARFNCSVKTPGWTAMSWTVNGRLALIISELTGPLGTNASYSATNYSTVGEYKWEFVMKAVTAASAGSVGCQVQNNLLVSATLNVQQNGTVAITGSNRTATEGDQVTFLCITRSWLPEPQISWAVNGTKVDNGLYTVISEANGTLMNSNSNFTITAKANVSVDCLASISTLPSPAISTVFLTVQKAVPRPARDQTVLIAITVAFSLAALLALLIILIVFCCKRRRKKRTRYQDEVRARSLSHRQQATYARRGRVRENFGYIEDTPSVDNRDGVYTISGFRQDNYNNNMQLPEVNLSRYADDRSYDGYSFDGLQKHRHLTIV encoded by the exons gtgcaAGTGCTCAGGTGCTGGAACCTCTTAATGAGACAGTGCTCCAAAACACTGACGCCAGGTTTAACTGCAGTGTGAAGACACCCGGCTGGACTGCCATGAGCTGGACAGTGAATGGACGCTTAGCCCTCATTATTTCAGAGCTAACAGGCCCACTTGGTACTAACGCCAGTTACTCTGCCACAAACTACTCCACAGTGGGGGAATACAAATGGGAGTTTGTGATGAAGGCCGTCACAGCAGCCAGTGCTGGATCAGTGGGATGTCAGGTGCAGAACAACCTGCTTGTCTCTGCTACACTGAATGTCCAGC AGAATGGCACAGTGGCAATTACAGGGTCAAACCGTACAGCCACTGAAGGAGATCAGGTCACGTTCCTGTGTATCACAAGAAGCTGGTTACCTGAACCTCAGATTTCCTGGGCTGTAAATGGCACAAAGGTGGATAACGGGCTTTATACCGTGATCTCAGAGGCAAACGGGACTCTCATGAACTCCAACAGCAATTTCACAATCACCGCCAAGGCAAATGTTTCTGTGGACTGTCTGGCGTCGATATCTACTCTCCCTTCTCCTGCAATCAGCACCGTCTTCCTCACCGTCC AGAAGGCCGTGCCGCGGCCTGCCAGAGACCAGACCGTATTAATAGCAATCACCGTGGCCTTCAGCCTGGCTGCACTTTTAGccctcctcatcatccttatCGTCTTCTGCTGTAAGAGACGGAGGAAAAAGA GAACAAGGTATCAGGATGAAGTGAG AGCACGATCTCTATCTCACAGACAGCAAGCTACTTATGCCAGGAGAGGACGGGTACGAGAGAACTTCGGATATATTGAAGACACTCCCAGTG TCGATAACCGTGATGGGGTTTACACCATCAGTGGCTTCCGGCAAGACAATTACAATAACAATATGCAG CTTCCTGAAGTGAACTTGAGCCGATATGCCGACGATCGTTCTTACGATGGTTATTCCTTCGACGGGCTCCAAAAACATAGACACTTGACTATTGTGTAA